A genomic window from Cucumis melo cultivar AY chromosome 8, USDA_Cmelo_AY_1.0, whole genome shotgun sequence includes:
- the LOC103500900 gene encoding uncharacterized protein LOC103500900 produces MGNCNCLFVDHKPIRIMKTDGKILEYKSPTRVFQVLSDFSGHEISDAVPVTHHLHRTAKLLSGHLYFLIPKEPQEKKPKKAVRFAEPEKETTSATTGGGVVRIKVVMTKKELQEMVERGGISAEEMICKIKNGCGEISSRSEMEEEEEEEDEESELQRWKPVLESIPESEVAC; encoded by the coding sequence ATGGGCAACTGTAATTGTTTGTTCGTCGATCATAAACCCATCAGAATCATGAAAACCGACGGAAAAATCCTCGAATACAAGTCCCCCACCAGAGTTTTCCAAGTCCTCTCAGATTTCTCCGGCCACGAAATCTCCGACGCCGTTCCCGTCACTCACCATCTCCACCGAACCGCCAAGCTCCTCTCCGGCCACCTCTATTTTCTCATACCCAAAGAACCACAAGAGAAAAAGCCCAAGAAAGCGGTCAGGTTCGCTGAACCGGAGAAGGAAACCACCAGCGCCACCACCGGCGGAGGGGTGGTGAGAATAAAAGTGGTTATGACGAAAAAGGAGCTGCAAGAAATGGTTGAAAGAGGAGGAATTTCGGCAGAGGAAATGATTTGTAAGATCAAAAATGGATGTGGAGAAATTAGTAGCAGATCAGaaatggaggaagaagaagaagaagaagatgaagaatcgGAGTTACAAAGATGGAAACCGGTTCTTGAAAGTATACCGGAAAGTGAAGTTGCTTGCTAG
- the LOC127150637 gene encoding protein BIC1-like — protein MTLPSPNPNSSLFLPHHDHPHLQESDQTLSEHDPQKGLEEGESSRERLKRHRMAVAGHVWIPDKWGKEEFLKDWIDGSAFEASLFPSGIVSARCALARDAKRLSPNNNTATATATAAAGALRILNSSTC, from the coding sequence ATGACTCTCCCTTCTCCCAACCCCAACTCCTCATTATTCCTTCCTCATCATGATCATCCTCATCTCCAAGAATCAGATCAAACTCTATCTGAACATGATCCACAGAAGGGTCTTGAGGAGGGTGAGAGTAGTCGGGAGCGGTTGAAGCGCCACCGTATGGCCGTGGCGGGGCACGTTTGGATTCCGGACAAGTGGGGAAAAGAGGAGTTTTTGAAGGATTGGATCGACGGCTCCGCATTCGAAGCCTCTTTGTTTCCTTCTGGGATTGTGTCAGCTCGCTGTGCTTTGGCTCGTGATGCTAAGAGATTGTCACCGAATAATAACACTGCCACCGCCACCGCCACTGCGGCTGCAGGAGCTTTGAGAATATTAAACAGTAGTACTTGTTAA
- the LOC103500899 gene encoding cell division protein FtsZ homolog 2-2, chloroplastic-like — MASYASMNFTLTRNPVGMLSALGGRVSMEHHSGKSFMKMPEDRNGFVGINQKSNLAKSSSNSHSVSPYQNRDSFMDLHPEISLLRGEGSNSVNSPRKENLGGITSENLEDASSSNYNEARIKVIGVGGGGSNAVNRMIESSMQGVEFWIVNTDVQAMKMSPVYPENRLQIGRELTRGLGAGGNPEIGMSAANESKEAIEEALYGSDMVFVTSGMGGGTGTGGAPVIAGIAKSMGILTVGIVTTPFSFEGRRRAVQAQEGIANLRDKVDTLIVIPNDKLLTAVSQSTPVTEAFNLADDILRQGVRGISDIITIPGLVNVDFADVRAIMANAGSSLMGIGTATGKTRARDAALNAIQSPLLDIGIERATGIVWNITGGSDLTLYEVNAAAEVIYDLVDPTANLIFGAVIDPSLSGQVSITLIATGFKRQEESEGRPLQASQLSQGDNNFGINRRPSSLTEGSSFEIPEFLKKKGRSRYPRA; from the exons ATGGCAAGTTATGCGTCGATGAATTTCACTCTTACTCGAAACCCGGTTGGAATGTTGTCTGCTCTTGGAGGCAGAGTTTCTATGGAGCATCACTCGGGGAAAAGCTTTATGAAAATGCCCGAGGATAGGAATGGGTTTGTGGGTATCAATCAAAAATCTAATTTGGCTAAGTCTTCCTCAAATTCTCACAGTGTCAGCCCATATCAGAACAGggattcatttatggatttaCACCCTGAAATTTCATTGCTAAGAGGTGAGGGAAGCAATTCAGTTAATAGCCCAAGAAAGGAAAATTTGGGCGGAATTACCTCCGAGAACTTGGAAGATGCATCCAGTAGTAATTACAACGAGGCAAGGATTAAAGTTATTGGTGTGGGGGGTGGTGGGTCAAATGCAGTTAATCGCATGATTGAAAGTTCGATGCAAGGTGTGGAGTTTTGGATTGTTAATACAGATGTTCAAGCGATGAAAATGTCCCCTGTCTATCCTGAGAACCGTCTACAAATCGGTCGAGAACTTACGAGAGGTCTTGGTGCTGGTGGGAATCCTGAGATTGGCATGAGTGCTGCAAACGAAAGTAAAGAAGCTATAGAAGAGGCGCTTTATGGATCTGACATGGTTTTTGTCACG TCTGGGATGGGTGGAGGAACTGGAACTGGAGGGGCTCCTGTTATTGCAGGCATTGCAAAATCAATGGGCATATTGACAGTCGGTATTGTTACTACACCTTTCTCATTTGAAGGACGAAGAAGAGCAGTTCAAGCGCAGGAAGGAATTGCAAATTTAAGAGACAAAGTTGATACACTGATAGTTATCCCGAATGACAAGTTACTTACAGCAGTTTCACAGTCTACCCCTGTAACAGAAGCATTTAATTTGGCTGATGACATTCTTCGGCAAGGTGTTCGTGGTATCTCTGACATCATCACG ATACCAGGGCTGGTAAACGTAGATTTCGCTGATGTCCGTGCTATAATGGCAAATGCTGGTTCTTCGTTGATGGGAATAGGAACTGCCACTG GGAAGACAAGGGCAAGAGATGCTGCTTTAAATGCTATCCAATCGCCTCTGTTAGATATTGGCATAGAAAGAGCCACTGGAATTGTGTGGAACATAACTGGTGGAAGTGATTTGACTTTATATGAG GTGAATGCTGCAGCGGAGGTTATATATGACCTTGTGGATCCAACCGCTAATCTAATATTTGGAGCAGTGATAGATCCTTCACTCAGTGGTCAA GTCAGTATAACTCTAATTGCTACTGGATTTAAGCGCCAAGAAGAAAGCGAAGGAAGGCCCCTTCAG GCCAGTCAACTATCCCAGGGAGACAACAATTTTGGAATCAACCGTAGACCTTCCTCTTTGACTGAAGGTAGTTCGTTCGAAATCCCAGAATTCTTGAAGAAGAAAGGCCGCTCACGCTATCCTAGAGCCTAA
- the LOC103500901 gene encoding cytochrome b-c1 complex subunit 9-like: protein MNSAARRSGGGLLEGFYRVIMRRNSVYVTFIIAGAFVGERAVDYGVQKLWEYNNVGKRYEDISVLGQRPSEE from the exons ATGAATTCTGCAGCGCGTCGGAGCGGAGGAGGCCTTCTTGAAGGGTTCTACAGAGTTATTATGCGCCGGAATTCCGTTTATGTCACCTTCATTATCGCCGGCGCTTTCGTTGGAGAGCGG GCTGTGGATTATGGAGTCCAGAAACTCTGGGAATACAACAATGTTGGG AAACGGTACGAGGACATTTCAGTTTTGGGTCAAAGACCATCAGAAGAATGA